A section of the Enterococcus montenegrensis genome encodes:
- a CDS encoding aldo/keto reductase, whose product MADVQIGKSQVYASTLGLGTNKIGGHNLFKNLDDEVGKEILRTALRNGVTMLDTAYAYGLGQSEKLIGEVLQEDEFDRARVIIATKAAHIPGNEDKMDNRPEFLKNAVEDALQRLQTEYIDIFYIHFPDETTPKNEAVKALHELKEAGKIRAIGVSNFSLAQVKEANLDNYVDVVEDNYNLLHRKAETELFPYLDKHQISFIPYFPLASGLLSGKYTADQKFSAPDPRSKKADFTGERYQKIIATMEEMKIIAHRNDATVSQLVLAWYLKNPHIAAVIPGARNEEQMRANAKATDIRLNNDDYELIDDLFRF is encoded by the coding sequence ATGGCAGATGTACAAATTGGTAAATCACAAGTTTACGCATCAACTTTAGGACTTGGTACAAATAAAATTGGTGGGCATAACCTTTTCAAAAATTTAGATGACGAAGTGGGCAAAGAGATTTTACGCACTGCGCTACGCAATGGTGTCACCATGCTAGACACAGCCTATGCTTATGGTTTGGGTCAATCGGAAAAATTAATCGGTGAAGTTCTACAAGAAGATGAATTTGATCGGGCTCGCGTGATTATCGCGACCAAAGCTGCCCATATTCCTGGCAACGAAGACAAAATGGACAATCGTCCCGAATTTTTAAAAAATGCCGTAGAAGATGCTCTACAGCGCCTACAAACAGAGTACATTGACATTTTTTACATTCATTTCCCAGATGAAACGACACCAAAAAATGAAGCTGTAAAAGCTTTACATGAATTAAAAGAAGCCGGTAAAATTCGGGCCATTGGTGTTTCTAATTTTTCTTTAGCGCAAGTAAAAGAAGCAAATTTAGACAATTATGTCGATGTTGTTGAAGACAATTACAATTTATTACACCGTAAAGCCGAAACAGAATTGTTTCCTTATTTAGACAAACACCAAATCAGCTTTATCCCTTATTTCCCATTAGCTTCTGGTTTGCTATCAGGAAAATATACAGCGGATCAAAAATTTTCTGCTCCAGACCCGCGAAGTAAAAAAGCCGATTTTACCGGCGAACGTTATCAAAAAATTATCGCCACAATGGAAGAGATGAAGATTATCGCTCACCGTAACGATGCCACCGTTTCACAATTAGTTTTGGCTTGGTATTTGAAAAATCCCCATATTGCTGCTGTGATTCCTGGTGCTCGCAATGAAGAACAAATGCGTGCCAATGCAAAAGCAACAGACATTCGCCTCAACAATGACGATTATGAATTAATTGATGATTTATTCCGTTTTTAA
- a CDS encoding acyl-CoA thioesterase — translation MEKYSGYVRSPHYYETDQMQIIHHSNYIRWFEEARVDLLEHLGLPYHILEASGIIVPVLGVSCQYKDMIRYGDTVKIHVSVEKYTGTRLNFAYRITPVTDESKILTTGDSQHCFLQGDSGRLVHLKKANPTFHQLFSDYTAL, via the coding sequence ATGGAGAAATATTCAGGATATGTCCGCAGTCCCCATTATTATGAAACCGACCAAATGCAAATTATCCACCACTCCAATTATATACGCTGGTTTGAAGAAGCTCGTGTTGATTTATTGGAACACTTGGGGCTGCCTTATCACATTTTAGAAGCAAGCGGCATTATCGTCCCGGTACTTGGGGTGAGTTGTCAGTATAAAGATATGATTCGTTACGGTGATACGGTAAAAATTCATGTTTCAGTAGAAAAATACACCGGTACCCGTCTAAATTTTGCGTATCGTATTACACCTGTAACAGATGAAAGTAAAATCTTGACGACAGGTGACAGTCAACACTGCTTCTTGCAAGGGGATTCCGGGCGTTTGGTCCACTTAAAAAAAGCAAACCCAACCTTTCACCAACTATTCAGTGATTATACAGCCCTCTAA
- the aspS gene encoding aspartate--tRNA ligase — protein MAKRTVYCGLVSKAELEQTVTLKGWVQKRRDLGGVIFIDLRDREGIVQVVFNPKLSKAAWEIADKCRSEYVIEVTGKVILRDEAAINPKMKTGEFEVIASDITVLNKAKTPPFAIEDEQEISDEIRMKNRSIDLRRPKMTQNIIMRHKTTQAIRHYLDENGFLDIETPYLGKSTPEGARDYLVPSRVHPGHFYALPQSPQLFKQLLMNAGFDRYYQIARCFRDEDLRGDRQPEFTQVDMEMSFLTVEEIQDLTEGMIARVMKEVKGMDVKLPFPRMTYDDAMNRYGSDKPDTRFEMELVDLGDVVKDVDFKVFQMALTSGGVVKALNAKGAASKYSRKDMDNYAHYVSQFGAKGLAWVKVEEDGLKGPIAKFLTEKEAEIIKATNAQVGDLLMFGADQFNVVTAALGAVRNKMAKELGLIDESKFNFLWITDWPQFEYSEEEGRYVSAHHPFTLPKEEDIQYLTTDPTKVYAQAYDIVLNGYELGGGSLRIHERELQEKMFAALGFGRVEMQEQFGFLLDALEYGFPPLGGIALGLDRFVMLLAGEDNIREVIAFPKNGKAADPMTQAPSTVSPLQLFELSIDVTATEED, from the coding sequence ATGGCAAAACGAACTGTGTATTGTGGTTTAGTTTCAAAAGCAGAATTAGAACAAACAGTTACATTAAAAGGTTGGGTTCAAAAACGTCGTGATTTAGGTGGCGTAATTTTTATTGATTTGCGTGACCGAGAAGGTATCGTGCAAGTTGTCTTCAATCCCAAATTATCAAAAGCAGCATGGGAAATTGCTGACAAATGTCGCAGTGAATACGTAATTGAAGTAACGGGTAAAGTTATTTTACGGGATGAAGCAGCAATTAATCCAAAAATGAAAACCGGTGAATTCGAAGTTATCGCAAGTGACATTACAGTTTTAAACAAAGCGAAGACACCGCCCTTTGCAATTGAAGACGAGCAAGAAATTAGCGATGAAATTCGGATGAAAAATCGTTCAATTGATTTACGTCGTCCAAAAATGACACAAAATATTATCATGCGTCATAAAACCACCCAAGCAATTCGTCATTATTTAGATGAAAATGGCTTCTTGGATATTGAAACGCCTTACCTTGGTAAATCAACCCCAGAAGGTGCACGGGATTATTTAGTTCCTTCTCGGGTACACCCAGGACATTTTTATGCATTACCGCAATCACCACAACTATTTAAGCAACTATTGATGAATGCTGGATTTGATCGCTATTATCAAATTGCCCGTTGTTTCCGGGATGAAGATTTACGGGGCGATCGACAACCAGAATTCACCCAAGTAGATATGGAAATGAGTTTTCTAACAGTTGAAGAAATTCAAGATTTAACTGAAGGCATGATCGCCCGCGTGATGAAAGAAGTTAAAGGCATGGATGTAAAATTGCCATTTCCACGCATGACTTATGATGATGCGATGAATCGTTATGGTAGTGATAAACCCGACACTCGTTTTGAAATGGAATTGGTGGACTTAGGCGATGTTGTAAAAGATGTCGATTTCAAAGTTTTCCAAATGGCACTAACTTCTGGTGGTGTGGTTAAAGCATTAAATGCCAAAGGTGCTGCCAGCAAATATTCACGCAAAGATATGGACAACTATGCGCATTATGTTAGTCAATTTGGTGCCAAAGGATTAGCCTGGGTGAAAGTGGAAGAAGATGGCTTAAAAGGTCCAATTGCTAAATTCTTAACCGAAAAAGAAGCAGAAATTATAAAAGCAACAAACGCGCAAGTTGGAGACTTGCTTATGTTTGGTGCCGATCAATTTAACGTAGTCACGGCTGCTTTGGGGGCTGTTCGTAATAAAATGGCCAAAGAATTAGGGCTAATTGATGAAAGTAAATTCAATTTCTTGTGGATTACAGACTGGCCACAATTTGAATACAGTGAAGAAGAAGGGCGCTATGTTTCTGCGCACCATCCATTTACTTTACCAAAAGAAGAAGATATTCAATATTTAACAACCGACCCAACTAAAGTATATGCCCAGGCCTATGATATTGTTTTAAATGGTTATGAATTAGGTGGCGGCTCGTTGCGTATTCATGAACGTGAATTACAAGAAAAAATGTTTGCAGCACTAGGTTTTGGTCGAGTGGAAATGCAAGAACAATTTGGTTTCTTACTAGATGCCCTAGAGTACGGATTCCCACCACTTGGGGGTATCGCATTAGGCTTAGATCGTTTTGTTATGTTGTTGGCAGGAGAAGACAATATTCGCGAAGTCATTGCCTTTCCAAAAAATGGGAAAGCAGCCGATCCAATGACGCAAGCACCAAGCACGGTTTCACCTTTGCAGTTGTTTGAATTAAGTATTGATGTGACCGCTACAGAAGAAGACTAA